CCTATGCTGGTGTGAAGAATCCAATAAGTTGTATAGAGAACCTTAAACCAAAATGGTTCTCAGGGACTGTTTAAAACCCGACCTTCAGAGGAACTTTAACAGTTTGCAAGTAAGGGACAAAGAACGGTTCCAAAATTTGCATTTGCAGTGTATACATGCTTCCTAATTATTTTAAGGTAAACGTGTCGTAACTAATAATAAGTAATACAGAAAATGGGGGAGGCAAGGGCGGGCCATAAATCAAGACTATGGAAAATATGTCTTTGTAAAGTAGGTTACTAAGAGAGTTTTGATTAAGCCCCATCTGACCCTCTTTAAAGTTGAAATAAGTCAaacgatattttttttccttcattttattgattttgcaGTATTCTAGACTTTCAACCATGGCTGACGCATTAAAGACTGTCGTCTCTCAGAGTACGGAGTGTCCGGTGTGTCTTTCTACCTTCACCGATCCCAAGATCCTGTCTTGTTCTCACACTTTCTGCAAGACTTGCCTGGACAACCTCTTGGAGTGCCACGGTAACTGTCAGATCCGATGCCCTATCTGCAGAGCTGTGACCCAGGTCCCAAACGAAGATGTCGGCAAACTACAGGTAAATCTTGCTTTGAAAAATCTTATAGAGGACATGAAGGGTCATCCTCAGGTTTGCACGAATTGTAAATCTGATGACAAGCCCGGTGCTGTTGTCTACTGCCAAGAATGTGGAAAGTATCTCTGCACCACTTGTCTTAGTATGCACTCTCAATGGGAAGGCTTCATCGATCATGAAGTCATAGCCATGAGTGAGATCACATCAGGAAAGGTGTCAGCCCGTAGATACCGCAAATGCAGGAAACACCCGAAAGAAGATGAGGATTACTTCTGTTCCACCTGCAGGAAATTCACATGCTTCAGATGCAGTGTAATGGAACATAAAGACGAAGGGCACCAGGTCATCGATGCCACAGCTTATGAGGTCAAACACATGGAGAGTGTCAAAGATCTTAAATCAACGGTTGACAAGAAACGATCATGCTTTCAGAAGTACATTGATTTCGTAGATGGTCAGAGGGAGAATGTTGACAATGCTAGGACAAAGTGCACAAGTGACATCAACAAAGCATATGATGAAGCAGTACGGCAGTTGACAGAGAAAAGAGAAGGCCTACTAAGAGATGTCAAGAAAACTACTGAAGGAGTAGAGAAAGAACTGGAAAACCTGAAGACCACGGCTCAGAGGCAGGCCAATCAGTTGACGACCATTGCTGACatggtaattaacaaaacaaagaTACCTTTAGATATGGATACTTTGGCTGCACACGACAATCTATATAAAGAATTACAAGAGGCATTGGGTCAAGAGGATCCTGATTATGAGCACCCAAGAAAATCAAGCAAGGAGGGCAAAGGTGTCTGTTTTGAGAGAAATGTTGGAATGGATGAGCTAGGCCTTGGTAAGATTGTTCATACAATTGAAAAGAACGTCACTTTGCCTACTAAGGGTCAAATGACCGCCATGGTACGTACTCCAGACGGCATGATGGCAGTGGGATGTACTACAGGTGGCTTGAACATCTTCTCTGCTGATGGTAAGCTTCAGCAAACAGTTTTGAAGGATGTTGGAATTTTTGGGGTACGGTTCCTCTCTGATGGTCGATGTGTTGTGATTGATACTTCAAACAACATCACACTGTACACACCAGAGTACACAAAATTGAATGTAATGTTTAAGACTCTAAGTAGAAATGAAGGTGGCTTTTCTGATGTCACTGTTGATGATGATCTGATCTATGTGAACTACAGGAAGGCCAAGAAGATCCTTGCATTTTCAACAGCTGGTGGTCACGCAGTCAGGGAGGTAGCATGCAAGGGAAATGCACCTTGGCAAATCACTAGTTACGATGGCTCTCTGATCACTACATCAGATGATACTATCAGATTGGTAGACAAAGATGGTGCTGTACAACATAAAGCAAAGAGACCTGGTAGTGACCTTTTTGCTGCTGTATCTCAAGATAATACAGTCCTGATAGCTAAGGTGAAGCATGATGAAGGTTTGGTGAGCATTGACGAGTATACAAATGAACTAAAGCACATTCAAAACCATGTAGATTATTACAAGATTGAGAAGCCTTTGAAACGTTGGTATTATCTCCAGCAATACCGATCAAGAGAGATCGCTTTCTGCACCGCTAACAGACTCTACATATTCCAATAAAAACCATGAACTTCATCAGCTCACTATCATGTACAGAGGGCGATGTGATATCCCCTTAATTTTCCCTTTTGCTTGTTAAGTATACGTGGTGTATGTAAACATCCTACAAGAGATCTCTTTCTGCACACCTGATAGACTCCCCGTCTTCAACTGAAAATAATAGATGACATCAACATTGATGCATGTTAATGATATCGCTGTCTTggttaaaatgaatttgtttaTTGAAATACTGATATCGGAAAATTGTCTACTCGTATGAattaat
This Lytechinus pictus isolate F3 Inbred chromosome 9, Lp3.0, whole genome shotgun sequence DNA region includes the following protein-coding sequences:
- the LOC129267626 gene encoding tripartite motif-containing protein 2-like: MADALKTVVSQSTECPVCLSTFTDPKILSCSHTFCKTCLDNLLECHGNCQIRCPICRAVTQVPNEDVGKLQVNLALKNLIEDMKGHPQVCTNCKSDDKPGAVVYCQECGKYLCTTCLSMHSQWEGFIDHEVIAMSEITSGKVSARRYRKCRKHPKEDEDYFCSTCRKFTCFRCSVMEHKDEGHQVIDATAYEVKHMESVKDLKSTVDKKRSCFQKYIDFVDGQRENVDNARTKCTSDINKAYDEAVRQLTEKREGLLRDVKKTTEGVEKELENLKTTAQRQANQLTTIADMVINKTKIPLDMDTLAAHDNLYKELQEALGQEDPDYEHPRKSSKEGKGVCFERNVGMDELGLGKIVHTIEKNVTLPTKGQMTAMVRTPDGMMAVGCTTGGLNIFSADGKLQQTVLKDVGIFGVRFLSDGRCVVIDTSNNITLYTPEYTKLNVMFKTLSRNEGGFSDVTVDDDLIYVNYRKAKKILAFSTAGGHAVREVACKGNAPWQITSYDGSLITTSDDTIRLVDKDGAVQHKAKRPGSDLFAAVSQDNTVLIAKVKHDEGLVSIDEYTNELKHIQNHVDYYKIEKPLKRWYYLQQYRSREIAFCTANRLYIFQ